GCAGGCGTGGTGAACACGGTCGTCAGCGTCTCGCTGGAGAGCCTGGGGCTGCTGTTCTGGGGCACCCAGATCCTCTACTTCTTCCTCGTCGTCGGGCCGGTCGAAGAGACCGTCAAGCTGTTGGCTGTCCGGCTGTACGCCTACCGCAAACCCGAGTTCGACGCGGTCGTCGACGGCGCGGTCTACGGCGCGATGGCGGGGCTCGGCTTCGCGACCATCGAGAACGCCATCTACATCGCCGGCCAGACCGAGGGCATCGCCGACACCTTCAACCTCGTCGTGACCGGGACCGGCATCACGGCCGTCCGCGCACTCGCGGGGCCGGGCCACGTCATCTACTCCGCGTTCGCCGGCTACTACCTCGGCCTGGCGAAGTTCAACCGCGACCGGGCCGGCCCCATCGTCGTCAAGGGACTGCTGATCGCCACGCTCGTCCACGCGCTGTACAACACGCTGTCGGGCTTCCTCCCCGGCCTCGTCGCTGGCGTCACCGGGATCCCGTGGTTCGTCGCCTTCTTCGGGTTCATCATCCTCTACGACGGGATCTTCGGACTCCTGCTGATCCGGAAGATCTCCCGGTACCGGAAAGCCTACCACGAGGCCACCGACGAGGCGCCGGACGGCGAGCGGGCCGACATGACGGAATTCGACGGCTGAGTGTCACTCGCCGTCGGTCGTCGAGCGGCGACGCCCCAGCAGATACCCGGTCCCCGCCAGAGCGGCCAGTGCGCCGCCGGCGCCGAATCCCGGACCGACGACGGGGACCGCGCCCCCGTCGTCGCGCTCTATCGCTTCGGCCTGTTTGTTCGCCCACGAGTCGTGGTGGCCCAGCGTGCCCAGGCGCACCCGGGAGCCGTCGCTCGACCCGTCGACACCGGCGTCCAGCGCGTACACGTGGCCGTCGCTGCCCCCGACGAAGAGCGTGCCGTCGACCACCGTCGGCCCTCCCCGTATTTTGTCGTCGATTCTGAACCGCCAGGCCTCCTCGCCGGTCTCCGCGTCGACCGCGTACACGTGTTCGTCGTAACTTCCGAAGAAGACGGTGTCGTCCGCCACCGTCGGCGCCGAGTTGACGCTCTCCCCGGTTTCGAAGCTCCACGCTTTCTCGCCGGTCTCCGCGTCGATCGCGTAGAGGCTGTCGTCGCTACTCCCGACGTAGACGGTGCCGTCCGCGACCGTCGGCGACGAGAAGATCTCGTCCCCGGTGCCGTAGAACCACTCCGCTTCACCTGTCTCCGCGTCCACGGCGTGCAGGGCGGTATTCTGACTCCCGATGAAGACGGTGCCGTCCGCGACCGTCGGCGACGAGGCCGTGGTTTCCCCGAGGGTCTCGAAGGTCCACAGCTCCTCGCCGGTCTCCGCGTCCAGGGCGTACAGTCTACCGTCATCGTTGCCGACGAACAGCCGCCCGTCGACCACCGTCGGGGACGAACTACCGGATCTGTCGCCCGTCTCGACCTCCCACTCCTCCTCGCCCGTCGCCGCGTCCAGGGCGACGACGCGCTCGTGGCTGTTCGCGGCGAAGACGGTGCCGTCCGCGACCGTCGGCGCCGAGTCGAACGTCCACTCGACTTTGGTGCTCCACACCTCCTCGCCGGTCTCCGCGTCCAGCGCGGACACCTCGGCGTCGCCCGCTCCGACGAAGACGAGCCCACTGGCCACCGTCGGAGTGGACTGGAGTACGTTCCCGATCTTGTTCTTCCACTCCTGTTCGCCGGTCGCCGCGTCGATGGCGTACAGCCAGCCGTCGCCGTCGGTGACGAAGACGGTCCCGTCCACGATCGTCGGGCTCGTATAGATCGTGTCGCCGGTTTCGAAGTGCCAGACCAGTCGGTCGTCGGCCTGCTGCGCCGCGGCCGGCCGCCCCAGCGCGCCCGCCGCGGCCCCGGCGGCCGTCGTCTTCAGCAGGTGCCGGCGAGTGAGCGACGGTCCGGTCACGCGTCGCTCCCCGTCCGGTCTCTCCGTATCTCGCGACTATCGACCGCACAAGTGTTGACACACATGTTGTCCTGTCTGTAACTCCTGGGAGTCGATCCACCGGGAGCACAGGGAAGCGCCGGTAATGAAATCTTCGACAGGCAGACACGAACACCGGTTCACGCGGCGCTTTTCGGGAGTTCGGTGGGACCACAACGGGTTCGAGGGGGCGGCTCGCCACGCTCGGGACGGGCCGCCCGGCTACCGGTACTCCCCGAGGGCCTCGCGCACGGCAGCCACGTCGGCGCCGGCCTCGGCGTCCCGGTCGGCCATCCCGAGCATCCGCTCGACGTACTTGGCGAACACGTCCACCTCGACGTGGACGCGGTCGCCGGGTTCCTTCGCCGAGAGCGTCGTCTCGTGGTAGGTCGTCGGGATGATCGCCACCGAGAACGTCCCGCCGGCGTCGTCGAGCGTAGCGACGGTCAGGCTGATCCCGTCCAGCGCGACCGACCCTTTCTCGACGACGTACTGTTCGAGTCCTGCGGGGAGTTCGAAGGTGTACGCCCAGTCACCGTCGGACGACGCGTCGCCCGACGAGGTCCCACTCGCTCCGCTCGCGGGACCCTCGCCCACCCGCTCGATGTCGACGATCTCCGTGGTGCCGTCGACGTGGCCCTGGACGACGTGGCCGTCGAAGCGCTCGTCGGCGGCCAGCGCCCGTTCGAGGTTGACTTCCTGCCCCTCGCTCGCCGAGTCGAAGGTCGTCCGTTCGAGGGTCTCGGCGGCCAGGAACACCGAGAGCCACTCCCCGTCGGCGTGCTCCTCGACGGTGAGACACGCCCCGTCGACGCTGACGCTCTGGCCGCCCGTCAGGTCCTCGAACGTCGTCGCGATCCGGAGCCGCCGACCGGCGTCGCTGTCCTCTACCTCAACGATCTCGCCCGTCTCCTCGACGATACCGGTGAACATACCCGAGGCTTGGGACGATCGTCGCAAAAGAGTTACCGTTCCCGAATGTGTGATGTTCCACTCCGATTTCGCCTCGGGCGCTCGGAGACGGGGGGCTTTTGCCGGTCGGGGCGGTACCGGGGTGCATGGCGCGGAGTATCCTCGGGATGGTCGGGCTGGGGACGACGCTGGTGTTCGCGATCCCGGTCGCGCTGCTGGGACTGGAGTTCCTGCTGGCCCGGGGCCAGACGACCGTCGGCGGG
The window above is part of the Halosimplex rubrum genome. Proteins encoded here:
- a CDS encoding PrsW family intramembrane metalloprotease; protein product: MSESRDPVEARADGERDLYEVSTWEPRSLLDKLSVFVYGTGVSALRLFVVVLALVILGAQVVLGGLGALADPIVGTFTLLSAVPALGLAAYVWYADVTSSEPLELLVGTFLLGVLFAGFAGVVNTVVSVSLESLGLLFWGTQILYFFLVVGPVEETVKLLAVRLYAYRKPEFDAVVDGAVYGAMAGLGFATIENAIYIAGQTEGIADTFNLVVTGTGITAVRALAGPGHVIYSAFAGYYLGLAKFNRDRAGPIVVKGLLIATLVHALYNTLSGFLPGLVAGVTGIPWFVAFFGFIILYDGIFGLLLIRKISRYRKAYHEATDEAPDGERADMTEFDG
- a CDS encoding outer membrane protein assembly factor BamB family protein, producing MTGPSLTRRHLLKTTAAGAAAGALGRPAAAQQADDRLVWHFETGDTIYTSPTIVDGTVFVTDGDGWLYAIDAATGEQEWKNKIGNVLQSTPTVASGLVFVGAGDAEVSALDAETGEEVWSTKVEWTFDSAPTVADGTVFAANSHERVVALDAATGEEEWEVETGDRSGSSSPTVVDGRLFVGNDDGRLYALDAETGEELWTFETLGETTASSPTVADGTVFIGSQNTALHAVDAETGEAEWFYGTGDEIFSSPTVADGTVYVGSSDDSLYAIDAETGEKAWSFETGESVNSAPTVADDTVFFGSYDEHVYAVDAETGEEAWRFRIDDKIRGGPTVVDGTLFVGGSDGHVYALDAGVDGSSDGSRVRLGTLGHHDSWANKQAEAIERDDGGAVPVVGPGFGAGGALAALAGTGYLLGRRRSTTDGE
- a CDS encoding riboflavin synthase, with the protein product MFTGIVEETGEIVEVEDSDAGRRLRIATTFEDLTGGQSVSVDGACLTVEEHADGEWLSVFLAAETLERTTFDSASEGQEVNLERALAADERFDGHVVQGHVDGTTEIVDIERVGEGPASGASGTSSGDASSDGDWAYTFELPAGLEQYVVEKGSVALDGISLTVATLDDAGGTFSVAIIPTTYHETTLSAKEPGDRVHVEVDVFAKYVERMLGMADRDAEAGADVAAVREALGEYR